The Malus domestica chromosome 10, GDT2T_hap1 genome contains a region encoding:
- the LOC103445135 gene encoding large ribosomal subunit protein bL34c-like, which yields MAWSPYLSTRASTPCASLTFLIGSTTRKSFVSLSGGAAARSPFLHCSFISSSSIASTSAFSCLSLGLDLSSSVRIGRRRGSGLVVRAGKVALCLTKRSKSRKSLARTHGFYRRMRTTGGKAMMKHRYAKGLKVLYTKSNPSSGKQPAPPIQ from the coding sequence ATGGCGTGGTCGCCGTACCTTTCCACTCGAGCCTCCACACCCTGTGCTTCTCTCACATTCCTCATCGGCTCTACAACAAGGAAAAGCTTCGTGTCTCTCAGCGGTGGCGCCGCCGCGCGTTCCCCGTTTCTTCATTGCTCCTTCATCTCTTCCTCCTCTATCGCTTCCACTTCCGCCTTCTCATGTTTATCTTTAGGTTTAGATTTGAGCTCTAGTGTtaggattggaagaagaagaggctCTGGCTTAGTGGTGAGGGCCGGGAAGGTTGCCCTATGTCTAACCAAGAGAAGTAAGTCCAGGAAATCCTTGGCTCGAACTCATGGATTCTATAGGCGCATGAGAACAACTGGAGGGAAAGCAATGATGAAGCACCGATATGCTAAGGGGCTGAAGGTCCTCTACACGAAGAGCAATCCCAGCAGTGGAAAACAGCCAGCACCGCCGATCCAATAG
- the LOC103445110 gene encoding uncharacterized protein isoform X4: protein MTEKSGDGDGSGGGDGDGGPAEEEKNNNNADGGVPPEEEKEKEKEKNGDPELLICLLQPAPADSDPDYIGIRRLLLSRKPQSPFHRRRDWRCNGKGYVAIRNYIRRPRNLERMQTPSLQTTPGNSGRWILPTSPLSLLYDVESWSPGRSGSQPSPRRSFGSSISDSDRPRPRRAEPAYSFVGMHCIFDQCTASVTVLKFGHMSSDLLAYGASDGTLTVCTVSDPPSILKHLHGHSKDVTDFDFSSNNQYIASSSMDKTVRVWEISKGLCIRVIYGVSPQLCIRFHPVNNNFLSAGNADKEVTVFNFSTGRVIHKIFFDSEVTSMDYAHTGQLIFCGDATGCIYSISMNSHTGMLSRSHRHRSSTRRKSAVITVQYRSFSLLARGPVLLTCTQDGSLSFFSVALEIQGYLTLRCSLKLNPRIYSIRASFCPLLSLEKGEYIVSGSEDSNVYFYDLTRPKHTCVNKLQGHRFPVIGVAWNHGENLLASSDFYGTVIVWKRSKTG, encoded by the exons ATGACGGAGAAAAGCGGCGACGGCGACGGCAGCGGTGggggtgatggtgatggtggtccAGCAGAGGAGGAGAAGAATAATAATAATGCTGATGGTGGTGTTCCACCAGAggaagagaaggagaaggagaaagagaagaatgGAGATCCAGAACTGCTGATCTGCTTGCTTCAACCTGCTCCCGCCGACTCCGATCCCGACTACATTGGCATCCGTCGCCTTCTACTCTCTCGCAAGCCCCAGTCCCCATTTCATCGCCGCCGA GATTGGAGATGCAATGGAAAAGGGTACGTCGCGATTCGAAATTACATCCGGCGGCCGAGGAATTTGGAGAGGATGCAGACTCCGAGCCTCCAGACCACTCCCGGAAACAG TGGGAGATGGATTCTACCTACAAGTCCGCTGTCCCTTTTGTACGACGTCGAAAGCTGGAGTCCTGGCAGG AGTGGCAGTCAACCTTCACCTCGCAGAAGTTTTGGCTCCAGTATAAGTGATAGTGACCGCCCACGTCCTCGGCGGGCAGAACCTGCGTACTCGTTTGTAGGAATGCATTGCATCTTTGATCAGTGCACAGCCTCTG TTACGGTTTTGAAGTTTGGGCACATGAGTTCTGAtctgcttgcatatggagcatcagATGGAACCTTGACAGTATGCACTGTTTCTGATCCACCTTCAATCCTCAAGCATCTGCATGGTCACTCCAAAGATGTTACAG ACTTTGATTTTTCGTCGAACAATCAATACATTGCATCCTCATCAATGGATAAAACTGTACGAGTGTGGGAGATTTCAAAAGGCCTTTGTATTCGAGTAATATATGGAGTGTCTCCGCAACTGTGTATCCGTTTTCACCCT GTAAATAACAACTTTCTTTCAGCTGGCAATGCAGACAAAGAAGTTACG GTTTTCAATTTCAGCACTGGTAGGGTCATTCATAAAATATTCTTTGACAGTGAGGTTACCTCCATGGATTATGCTCACACTGGACAGCTCATTTTCTGTGGTGATGCGACG GGCTGTATATATTCTATAAGCATGAATTCTCACACAGGAATGTTGTCTCGCTCTCATCGTCACCGAAGTAGCACAAGGCGGAAATCTGCAGTCATAACTGTGCAGTACCGAAGTTTTTCTCTGTTGGCTCGGGGCCCTGTCTTGCTTACGTGTACTCAAGATGGAAGTTTATCTTTCTTCAG TGTTGCTCTGGAAATACAGGGTTATTTGACTCTCCGTTGCTCACTGAAACTAAATCCACGAATATACAGCATCCGGGCTTCCTTCTGTCCACTGCTTTCCCTTGAAAAAGGAGAATATATAG TTTCCGGAAGTGAGGATTCAAATGTCTACTTCTACGATTTAACCCGGCCAAAGCATACTTGTGTAAACAAGCTACAG GGTCATCGATTTCCGGTTATTGGTGTTGCTTGGAACCATGGAGAGAACTTGTTAGCATCATCTGATTTCTACGGAACGGTTATTGTATGGAAGAGATCAAAAACAGGTTAA
- the LOC139188541 gene encoding uncharacterized protein has protein sequence MAYALLVIQVGFTAATSSGEAKHWHEAMDDEMLLLKKNKNWELLELPKGRKAIGFKWVYAKKDVIDDASPVRFKARLVAKGYAQKEGIYYNEIFSPVVKHSSICILLALVAQFDLENDGEIDKFSIGYVDSDFASDLDKRRSTIGYVFTMAKGSICWRSILQPTVALSTTEVEYMSMADAIKEVIWTLGLIEDLGVIQHKLDVYCDSQRAIYLAKY, from the exons ATGGCATATGCGTTACTAGTAATCCAAGTTGGTTTTACTGCAGCAACGAGTAGTGGAGAAGCAAAGCATTGGCATGAAGCTATGGATGACGAGATGTTGTTACTCAAGAAGAATAAAAACTGGGAATTGTTGGAGTTGCCTAAGGGAAGAAAGGCTATTGGATTCAAGTGGGTATATGCAAAGAAGGATGTAATAGATGATGCAAGTCCAGTGAGGTTCAAAGCCAGACTAGTGGCTAAAGGTTATGCTCAGAAGGAAGGAATATATTATAACGAAATCTTTTCTCCTGTAGTGAAACACTCATCCATCTGTATTTTACTTGCACTAGTGGCACAATTTGATCTCGA GAATGATGGAGAAATTGATAAGTTCTCAATTGGTTATGTGGATTCTGATTTTGCTAGTGATTTAGACAAAAGAAGGTCTACAATAGGGTATGTATTTACTATGGCGAAAGGTTCTATATGTTGGAGATCAATATTACAACCAACCGTTGCTTTATCAACTACAGAAGTTGAATATATGTCGATGGCTGACGCTATTAAGGAAGTCATTTGGACACTTGGATTGATAGAAGATTTGGGTGTAATTCAACACAAGTTGGATGTGTATTGTGATAGTCAAAGAGCCATttacttggcaaagtattag
- the LOC103445110 gene encoding uncharacterized protein isoform X6: MQWKRVRRDSKLHPAAEEFGEDADSEPPDHSRKQWEMDSTYKSAVPFVRRRKLESWQGMQRILSSISITLWSGSQPSPRRSFGSSISDSDRPRPRRAEPAYSFVGMHCIFDQCTASVTVLKFGHMSSDLLAYGASDGTLTVCTVSDPPSILKHLHGHSKDVTDFDFSSNNQYIASSSMDKTVRVWEISKGLCIRVIYGVSPQLCIRFHPVNNNFLSAGNADKEVTVFNFSTGRVIHKIFFDSEVTSMDYAHTGQLIFCGDATGCIYSISMNSHTGMLSRSHRHRSSTRRKSAVITVQYRSFSLLARGPVLLTCTQDGSLSFFSVALEIQGYLTLRCSLKLNPRIYSIRASFCPLLSLEKGEYIVSGSEDSNVYFYDLTRPKHTCVNKLQGHRFPVIGVAWNHGENLLASSDFYGTVIVWKRSKTG; encoded by the exons ATGCAATGGAAAAGGGTACGTCGCGATTCGAAATTACATCCGGCGGCCGAGGAATTTGGAGAGGATGCAGACTCCGAGCCTCCAGACCACTCCCGGAAACAG TGGGAGATGGATTCTACCTACAAGTCCGCTGTCCCTTTTGTACGACGTCGAAAGCTGGAGTCCTGGCAGGGTATGCAGCGCATTTTGAGTTCAATTTCCATTACGTTATGG AGTGGCAGTCAACCTTCACCTCGCAGAAGTTTTGGCTCCAGTATAAGTGATAGTGACCGCCCACGTCCTCGGCGGGCAGAACCTGCGTACTCGTTTGTAGGAATGCATTGCATCTTTGATCAGTGCACAGCCTCTG TTACGGTTTTGAAGTTTGGGCACATGAGTTCTGAtctgcttgcatatggagcatcagATGGAACCTTGACAGTATGCACTGTTTCTGATCCACCTTCAATCCTCAAGCATCTGCATGGTCACTCCAAAGATGTTACAG ACTTTGATTTTTCGTCGAACAATCAATACATTGCATCCTCATCAATGGATAAAACTGTACGAGTGTGGGAGATTTCAAAAGGCCTTTGTATTCGAGTAATATATGGAGTGTCTCCGCAACTGTGTATCCGTTTTCACCCT GTAAATAACAACTTTCTTTCAGCTGGCAATGCAGACAAAGAAGTTACG GTTTTCAATTTCAGCACTGGTAGGGTCATTCATAAAATATTCTTTGACAGTGAGGTTACCTCCATGGATTATGCTCACACTGGACAGCTCATTTTCTGTGGTGATGCGACG GGCTGTATATATTCTATAAGCATGAATTCTCACACAGGAATGTTGTCTCGCTCTCATCGTCACCGAAGTAGCACAAGGCGGAAATCTGCAGTCATAACTGTGCAGTACCGAAGTTTTTCTCTGTTGGCTCGGGGCCCTGTCTTGCTTACGTGTACTCAAGATGGAAGTTTATCTTTCTTCAG TGTTGCTCTGGAAATACAGGGTTATTTGACTCTCCGTTGCTCACTGAAACTAAATCCACGAATATACAGCATCCGGGCTTCCTTCTGTCCACTGCTTTCCCTTGAAAAAGGAGAATATATAG TTTCCGGAAGTGAGGATTCAAATGTCTACTTCTACGATTTAACCCGGCCAAAGCATACTTGTGTAAACAAGCTACAG GGTCATCGATTTCCGGTTATTGGTGTTGCTTGGAACCATGGAGAGAACTTGTTAGCATCATCTGATTTCTACGGAACGGTTATTGTATGGAAGAGATCAAAAACAGGTTAA
- the LOC103445110 gene encoding uncharacterized protein isoform X5, with translation MQWKRVRRDSKLHPAAEEFGEDADSEPPDHSRKQWEMDSTYKSAVPFVRRRKLESWQGMQRILSSISITLWDVQSGSQPSPRRSFGSSISDSDRPRPRRAEPAYSFVGMHCIFDQCTASVTVLKFGHMSSDLLAYGASDGTLTVCTVSDPPSILKHLHGHSKDVTDFDFSSNNQYIASSSMDKTVRVWEISKGLCIRVIYGVSPQLCIRFHPVNNNFLSAGNADKEVTVFNFSTGRVIHKIFFDSEVTSMDYAHTGQLIFCGDATGCIYSISMNSHTGMLSRSHRHRSSTRRKSAVITVQYRSFSLLARGPVLLTCTQDGSLSFFSVALEIQGYLTLRCSLKLNPRIYSIRASFCPLLSLEKGEYIVSGSEDSNVYFYDLTRPKHTCVNKLQGHRFPVIGVAWNHGENLLASSDFYGTVIVWKRSKTG, from the exons ATGCAATGGAAAAGGGTACGTCGCGATTCGAAATTACATCCGGCGGCCGAGGAATTTGGAGAGGATGCAGACTCCGAGCCTCCAGACCACTCCCGGAAACAG TGGGAGATGGATTCTACCTACAAGTCCGCTGTCCCTTTTGTACGACGTCGAAAGCTGGAGTCCTGGCAGGGTATGCAGCGCATTTTGAGTTCAATTTCCATTACGTTATGG GACGTCCAGAGTGGCAGTCAACCTTCACCTCGCAGAAGTTTTGGCTCCAGTATAAGTGATAGTGACCGCCCACGTCCTCGGCGGGCAGAACCTGCGTACTCGTTTGTAGGAATGCATTGCATCTTTGATCAGTGCACAGCCTCTG TTACGGTTTTGAAGTTTGGGCACATGAGTTCTGAtctgcttgcatatggagcatcagATGGAACCTTGACAGTATGCACTGTTTCTGATCCACCTTCAATCCTCAAGCATCTGCATGGTCACTCCAAAGATGTTACAG ACTTTGATTTTTCGTCGAACAATCAATACATTGCATCCTCATCAATGGATAAAACTGTACGAGTGTGGGAGATTTCAAAAGGCCTTTGTATTCGAGTAATATATGGAGTGTCTCCGCAACTGTGTATCCGTTTTCACCCT GTAAATAACAACTTTCTTTCAGCTGGCAATGCAGACAAAGAAGTTACG GTTTTCAATTTCAGCACTGGTAGGGTCATTCATAAAATATTCTTTGACAGTGAGGTTACCTCCATGGATTATGCTCACACTGGACAGCTCATTTTCTGTGGTGATGCGACG GGCTGTATATATTCTATAAGCATGAATTCTCACACAGGAATGTTGTCTCGCTCTCATCGTCACCGAAGTAGCACAAGGCGGAAATCTGCAGTCATAACTGTGCAGTACCGAAGTTTTTCTCTGTTGGCTCGGGGCCCTGTCTTGCTTACGTGTACTCAAGATGGAAGTTTATCTTTCTTCAG TGTTGCTCTGGAAATACAGGGTTATTTGACTCTCCGTTGCTCACTGAAACTAAATCCACGAATATACAGCATCCGGGCTTCCTTCTGTCCACTGCTTTCCCTTGAAAAAGGAGAATATATAG TTTCCGGAAGTGAGGATTCAAATGTCTACTTCTACGATTTAACCCGGCCAAAGCATACTTGTGTAAACAAGCTACAG GGTCATCGATTTCCGGTTATTGGTGTTGCTTGGAACCATGGAGAGAACTTGTTAGCATCATCTGATTTCTACGGAACGGTTATTGTATGGAAGAGATCAAAAACAGGTTAA
- the LOC103445110 gene encoding uncharacterized protein isoform X3: MTEKSGDGDGSGGGDGDGGPAEEEKNNNNADGGVPPEEEKEKEKEKNGDPELLICLLQPAPADSDPDYIGIRRLLLSRKPQSPFHRRRDWRCNGKGYVAIRNYIRRPRNLERMQTPSLQTTPGNSGRWILPTSPLSLLYDVESWSPGRDVQSGSQPSPRRSFGSSISDSDRPRPRRAEPAYSFVGMHCIFDQCTASVTVLKFGHMSSDLLAYGASDGTLTVCTVSDPPSILKHLHGHSKDVTDFDFSSNNQYIASSSMDKTVRVWEISKGLCIRVIYGVSPQLCIRFHPVNNNFLSAGNADKEVTVFNFSTGRVIHKIFFDSEVTSMDYAHTGQLIFCGDATGCIYSISMNSHTGMLSRSHRHRSSTRRKSAVITVQYRSFSLLARGPVLLTCTQDGSLSFFSVALEIQGYLTLRCSLKLNPRIYSIRASFCPLLSLEKGEYIVSGSEDSNVYFYDLTRPKHTCVNKLQGHRFPVIGVAWNHGENLLASSDFYGTVIVWKRSKTG; this comes from the exons ATGACGGAGAAAAGCGGCGACGGCGACGGCAGCGGTGggggtgatggtgatggtggtccAGCAGAGGAGGAGAAGAATAATAATAATGCTGATGGTGGTGTTCCACCAGAggaagagaaggagaaggagaaagagaagaatgGAGATCCAGAACTGCTGATCTGCTTGCTTCAACCTGCTCCCGCCGACTCCGATCCCGACTACATTGGCATCCGTCGCCTTCTACTCTCTCGCAAGCCCCAGTCCCCATTTCATCGCCGCCGA GATTGGAGATGCAATGGAAAAGGGTACGTCGCGATTCGAAATTACATCCGGCGGCCGAGGAATTTGGAGAGGATGCAGACTCCGAGCCTCCAGACCACTCCCGGAAACAG TGGGAGATGGATTCTACCTACAAGTCCGCTGTCCCTTTTGTACGACGTCGAAAGCTGGAGTCCTGGCAGG GACGTCCAGAGTGGCAGTCAACCTTCACCTCGCAGAAGTTTTGGCTCCAGTATAAGTGATAGTGACCGCCCACGTCCTCGGCGGGCAGAACCTGCGTACTCGTTTGTAGGAATGCATTGCATCTTTGATCAGTGCACAGCCTCTG TTACGGTTTTGAAGTTTGGGCACATGAGTTCTGAtctgcttgcatatggagcatcagATGGAACCTTGACAGTATGCACTGTTTCTGATCCACCTTCAATCCTCAAGCATCTGCATGGTCACTCCAAAGATGTTACAG ACTTTGATTTTTCGTCGAACAATCAATACATTGCATCCTCATCAATGGATAAAACTGTACGAGTGTGGGAGATTTCAAAAGGCCTTTGTATTCGAGTAATATATGGAGTGTCTCCGCAACTGTGTATCCGTTTTCACCCT GTAAATAACAACTTTCTTTCAGCTGGCAATGCAGACAAAGAAGTTACG GTTTTCAATTTCAGCACTGGTAGGGTCATTCATAAAATATTCTTTGACAGTGAGGTTACCTCCATGGATTATGCTCACACTGGACAGCTCATTTTCTGTGGTGATGCGACG GGCTGTATATATTCTATAAGCATGAATTCTCACACAGGAATGTTGTCTCGCTCTCATCGTCACCGAAGTAGCACAAGGCGGAAATCTGCAGTCATAACTGTGCAGTACCGAAGTTTTTCTCTGTTGGCTCGGGGCCCTGTCTTGCTTACGTGTACTCAAGATGGAAGTTTATCTTTCTTCAG TGTTGCTCTGGAAATACAGGGTTATTTGACTCTCCGTTGCTCACTGAAACTAAATCCACGAATATACAGCATCCGGGCTTCCTTCTGTCCACTGCTTTCCCTTGAAAAAGGAGAATATATAG TTTCCGGAAGTGAGGATTCAAATGTCTACTTCTACGATTTAACCCGGCCAAAGCATACTTGTGTAAACAAGCTACAG GGTCATCGATTTCCGGTTATTGGTGTTGCTTGGAACCATGGAGAGAACTTGTTAGCATCATCTGATTTCTACGGAACGGTTATTGTATGGAAGAGATCAAAAACAGGTTAA
- the LOC103445110 gene encoding uncharacterized protein isoform X1 produces MTEKSGDGDGSGGGDGDGGPAEEEKNNNNADGGVPPEEEKEKEKEKNGDPELLICLLQPAPADSDPDYIGIRRLLLSRKPQSPFHRRRDWRCNGKGYVAIRNYIRRPRNLERMQTPSLQTTPGNRVIYCFMHQWEMDSTYKSAVPFVRRRKLESWQGMQRILSSISITLWDVQSGSQPSPRRSFGSSISDSDRPRPRRAEPAYSFVGMHCIFDQCTASVTVLKFGHMSSDLLAYGASDGTLTVCTVSDPPSILKHLHGHSKDVTDFDFSSNNQYIASSSMDKTVRVWEISKGLCIRVIYGVSPQLCIRFHPVNNNFLSAGNADKEVTVFNFSTGRVIHKIFFDSEVTSMDYAHTGQLIFCGDATGCIYSISMNSHTGMLSRSHRHRSSTRRKSAVITVQYRSFSLLARGPVLLTCTQDGSLSFFSVALEIQGYLTLRCSLKLNPRIYSIRASFCPLLSLEKGEYIVSGSEDSNVYFYDLTRPKHTCVNKLQGHRFPVIGVAWNHGENLLASSDFYGTVIVWKRSKTG; encoded by the exons ATGACGGAGAAAAGCGGCGACGGCGACGGCAGCGGTGggggtgatggtgatggtggtccAGCAGAGGAGGAGAAGAATAATAATAATGCTGATGGTGGTGTTCCACCAGAggaagagaaggagaaggagaaagagaagaatgGAGATCCAGAACTGCTGATCTGCTTGCTTCAACCTGCTCCCGCCGACTCCGATCCCGACTACATTGGCATCCGTCGCCTTCTACTCTCTCGCAAGCCCCAGTCCCCATTTCATCGCCGCCGA GATTGGAGATGCAATGGAAAAGGGTACGTCGCGATTCGAAATTACATCCGGCGGCCGAGGAATTTGGAGAGGATGCAGACTCCGAGCCTCCAGACCACTCCCGGAAACAG GGTAATTTACTGCTTCATGCATCAGTGGGAGATGGATTCTACCTACAAGTCCGCTGTCCCTTTTGTACGACGTCGAAAGCTGGAGTCCTGGCAGGGTATGCAGCGCATTTTGAGTTCAATTTCCATTACGTTATGG GACGTCCAGAGTGGCAGTCAACCTTCACCTCGCAGAAGTTTTGGCTCCAGTATAAGTGATAGTGACCGCCCACGTCCTCGGCGGGCAGAACCTGCGTACTCGTTTGTAGGAATGCATTGCATCTTTGATCAGTGCACAGCCTCTG TTACGGTTTTGAAGTTTGGGCACATGAGTTCTGAtctgcttgcatatggagcatcagATGGAACCTTGACAGTATGCACTGTTTCTGATCCACCTTCAATCCTCAAGCATCTGCATGGTCACTCCAAAGATGTTACAG ACTTTGATTTTTCGTCGAACAATCAATACATTGCATCCTCATCAATGGATAAAACTGTACGAGTGTGGGAGATTTCAAAAGGCCTTTGTATTCGAGTAATATATGGAGTGTCTCCGCAACTGTGTATCCGTTTTCACCCT GTAAATAACAACTTTCTTTCAGCTGGCAATGCAGACAAAGAAGTTACG GTTTTCAATTTCAGCACTGGTAGGGTCATTCATAAAATATTCTTTGACAGTGAGGTTACCTCCATGGATTATGCTCACACTGGACAGCTCATTTTCTGTGGTGATGCGACG GGCTGTATATATTCTATAAGCATGAATTCTCACACAGGAATGTTGTCTCGCTCTCATCGTCACCGAAGTAGCACAAGGCGGAAATCTGCAGTCATAACTGTGCAGTACCGAAGTTTTTCTCTGTTGGCTCGGGGCCCTGTCTTGCTTACGTGTACTCAAGATGGAAGTTTATCTTTCTTCAG TGTTGCTCTGGAAATACAGGGTTATTTGACTCTCCGTTGCTCACTGAAACTAAATCCACGAATATACAGCATCCGGGCTTCCTTCTGTCCACTGCTTTCCCTTGAAAAAGGAGAATATATAG TTTCCGGAAGTGAGGATTCAAATGTCTACTTCTACGATTTAACCCGGCCAAAGCATACTTGTGTAAACAAGCTACAG GGTCATCGATTTCCGGTTATTGGTGTTGCTTGGAACCATGGAGAGAACTTGTTAGCATCATCTGATTTCTACGGAACGGTTATTGTATGGAAGAGATCAAAAACAGGTTAA
- the LOC103445110 gene encoding uncharacterized protein isoform X2, with the protein MTEKSGDGDGSGGGDGDGGPAEEEKNNNNADGGVPPEEEKEKEKEKNGDPELLICLLQPAPADSDPDYIGIRRLLLSRKPQSPFHRRRDWRCNGKGYVAIRNYIRRPRNLERMQTPSLQTTPGNRVIYCFMHQWEMDSTYKSAVPFVRRRKLESWQGMQRILSSISITLWSGSQPSPRRSFGSSISDSDRPRPRRAEPAYSFVGMHCIFDQCTASVTVLKFGHMSSDLLAYGASDGTLTVCTVSDPPSILKHLHGHSKDVTDFDFSSNNQYIASSSMDKTVRVWEISKGLCIRVIYGVSPQLCIRFHPVNNNFLSAGNADKEVTVFNFSTGRVIHKIFFDSEVTSMDYAHTGQLIFCGDATGCIYSISMNSHTGMLSRSHRHRSSTRRKSAVITVQYRSFSLLARGPVLLTCTQDGSLSFFSVALEIQGYLTLRCSLKLNPRIYSIRASFCPLLSLEKGEYIVSGSEDSNVYFYDLTRPKHTCVNKLQGHRFPVIGVAWNHGENLLASSDFYGTVIVWKRSKTG; encoded by the exons ATGACGGAGAAAAGCGGCGACGGCGACGGCAGCGGTGggggtgatggtgatggtggtccAGCAGAGGAGGAGAAGAATAATAATAATGCTGATGGTGGTGTTCCACCAGAggaagagaaggagaaggagaaagagaagaatgGAGATCCAGAACTGCTGATCTGCTTGCTTCAACCTGCTCCCGCCGACTCCGATCCCGACTACATTGGCATCCGTCGCCTTCTACTCTCTCGCAAGCCCCAGTCCCCATTTCATCGCCGCCGA GATTGGAGATGCAATGGAAAAGGGTACGTCGCGATTCGAAATTACATCCGGCGGCCGAGGAATTTGGAGAGGATGCAGACTCCGAGCCTCCAGACCACTCCCGGAAACAG GGTAATTTACTGCTTCATGCATCAGTGGGAGATGGATTCTACCTACAAGTCCGCTGTCCCTTTTGTACGACGTCGAAAGCTGGAGTCCTGGCAGGGTATGCAGCGCATTTTGAGTTCAATTTCCATTACGTTATGG AGTGGCAGTCAACCTTCACCTCGCAGAAGTTTTGGCTCCAGTATAAGTGATAGTGACCGCCCACGTCCTCGGCGGGCAGAACCTGCGTACTCGTTTGTAGGAATGCATTGCATCTTTGATCAGTGCACAGCCTCTG TTACGGTTTTGAAGTTTGGGCACATGAGTTCTGAtctgcttgcatatggagcatcagATGGAACCTTGACAGTATGCACTGTTTCTGATCCACCTTCAATCCTCAAGCATCTGCATGGTCACTCCAAAGATGTTACAG ACTTTGATTTTTCGTCGAACAATCAATACATTGCATCCTCATCAATGGATAAAACTGTACGAGTGTGGGAGATTTCAAAAGGCCTTTGTATTCGAGTAATATATGGAGTGTCTCCGCAACTGTGTATCCGTTTTCACCCT GTAAATAACAACTTTCTTTCAGCTGGCAATGCAGACAAAGAAGTTACG GTTTTCAATTTCAGCACTGGTAGGGTCATTCATAAAATATTCTTTGACAGTGAGGTTACCTCCATGGATTATGCTCACACTGGACAGCTCATTTTCTGTGGTGATGCGACG GGCTGTATATATTCTATAAGCATGAATTCTCACACAGGAATGTTGTCTCGCTCTCATCGTCACCGAAGTAGCACAAGGCGGAAATCTGCAGTCATAACTGTGCAGTACCGAAGTTTTTCTCTGTTGGCTCGGGGCCCTGTCTTGCTTACGTGTACTCAAGATGGAAGTTTATCTTTCTTCAG TGTTGCTCTGGAAATACAGGGTTATTTGACTCTCCGTTGCTCACTGAAACTAAATCCACGAATATACAGCATCCGGGCTTCCTTCTGTCCACTGCTTTCCCTTGAAAAAGGAGAATATATAG TTTCCGGAAGTGAGGATTCAAATGTCTACTTCTACGATTTAACCCGGCCAAAGCATACTTGTGTAAACAAGCTACAG GGTCATCGATTTCCGGTTATTGGTGTTGCTTGGAACCATGGAGAGAACTTGTTAGCATCATCTGATTTCTACGGAACGGTTATTGTATGGAAGAGATCAAAAACAGGTTAA